A genomic region of Zea mays cultivar B73 chromosome 6, Zm-B73-REFERENCE-NAM-5.0, whole genome shotgun sequence contains the following coding sequences:
- the LOC109940626 gene encoding uncharacterized protein codes for MLKQEPKSEPQRKWVALVSIPVLLGHEDEWDQEVVIGTDVLLDLNVPPHPSYLVLRHRVGPDSRRTDEPRSAHILAADRAACILLQVVEGNRWDLFLCDTYKRAVTILPPVPIYIQSKSSEGLAISPHLSIGLIADPHNRGHYEVVQLQSSTSDDQPNRLLCYSTAKSWWFTRDLTLQQACLRNPFSETGVLAHDGRLWWLALAYGVFFCDPCTPLLEPPELRFIPLPADCELDDYVTFDPRIDQRRCVRPSEGKLRFVEIRGLSYNEFVDVAPAAKPTIWMWTLDDPEGPNPWRFEYEVAFAEIWHSKAYADVGLQPGEVPHVALVDPNDHHVVYLFQGSKIFGLNVRKKVILACKECLIDRDQQMFPSSRPIIDAWELPDDVAMTTLHKIIMFDRYSPLLRGKEARGDRTESMDYCRLDESSVNTDASDKSSVNTGGLFVVCPLVNDEPKIQVPVFGGHRSAAENKAGRRK; via the exons ATGTTGAAGCAGGAGCCTAAGTCAGAGCCGCAGCGCAAGTGGGTGGCCCTCGTCTCCATCCCCGTCCTCCTCGGCCACGAGGACGAGTGGGACCAGGAGGTCGTCATCGGCACCGACGTGCTGCTCGACCTCAACGTCCCGCCACATCCCTCCTACCTGGTGCTGCGCCACCGCGTCGGCCCCGACAGCAGGCGCACCGACGAGCCGCGGTCCGCTCACATCCTCGCCGCCGACCGCGCCGCCTGCATCCTTCTTCAGGTCGTCGAAGGCAACCGCTGGGACTTGTTCCTCTGCGACACCTACAAACGTGCCGTCACCATCCTCCCCCCCGTGCCCATCTATATCCAGTCTAAGTCCAGCGAGGGCCTCGCCATCAGCCCCCACCTCAGCATCGGCCTCATCGCCGACCCGCACAACCGCGGCCACTACGAGGTCGTCCAGCTCCAGTCAAGCACCTCCGACGACCAACCTAACAGGCTCCTCTGCTACTCTACCGCCAAAAGCTGGTGGTTCACCAGGGACCTCACCCTGCAACAGGCCTGCCTGCGCAACCCCTTTTCCGAGACCGGTGTGCTCGCCCACGACGGCCGCCTTTGGTGGCTCGCCCTAGCCTATGGCGTGTTCTTCTGCGACCCCTGCACGCCGCTCTTGGAGCCCCCCGAGCTGCGATTCATCCCTCTCCCGGCCGACTGCGAGCTCGACGACTACGTCACCTTCGATCCCCGCATCGACCAGCGCCGCTGCGTCAGGCCCAGCGAGGGCAAGTTGCGCTTCGTCGAGATCCGCGGCCTCTCCTACAACGAGTTCGTCGACGTAGCCCCGGCCGCTAAGCCGACCATATGGATGTGGACGCTCGACGATCCGGAGGGCCCGAACCCCTGGAGATTCGAGTACGAGGTCGCCTTCGCAGAAATCTGGCACAGCAAAGCCTACGCCGACGTGGGCCTGCAGCCGGGCGAGGTGCCCCACGTCGCCCTCGTCGACCCCAACGACCACCACGTCGTCTACTTGTTCCAGGGCTCGAAGATATTCGGCTTGAACGTGCGCAAGAAGGTGATCCTCGCCTGCAAGGAATGCCTGATAGACCGTGATCAACAAATGTTCCCATCCTCCCGCCCGATCATCGATGCCTGGGAGCTTCCGGACGACGTCGCGATGACGACTCTTCACAAGATA ATAATGTTTGATCGATACAGTCCTTTACTCCGAGGAAAAGAAGCGCGAGGTGACCGTACCGAGTCTATGGACTACTGTCGGTTAGACGAATCATCTGTTAACACGGACGCGTCGGACAAATCATCTGTTAACACGGGTGGCCTTTTTGTCGTCTGTCCGTTAGTTAATGATGAGCCGAAGATACAAGTCCCCGTTTTCGGCGGACACCGTTCGGCCGCTGAAAATAAGGCTGGCCGCCGAAAGTGA